The sequence below is a genomic window from Deltaproteobacteria bacterium.
TCTCAACAGAAAGGAAAATTTATTCCCTCTTTGCGCCCTTTGCGGCTCTGCGGTGAAAATTGTTTTTCAAAAAGCTAAACTGATACGAAATTTTGGAATTCAGAATTCTGGATTCTTATTATTTTATCACCTGGACGGAAACCCCGGTCTGGTTTATTAATTCCTGAACATGGTCTTCCACCGCTCCATTAAACAGGACCTTTTCAAAGAAAGAACGCTCTTCGTGGCCGATAATCAAAAGGTCGGCCCCTTCTTCGGAAAGCACCTGTTTTAAGACTTCAAGAATGGCCCCTGGTCTTAAAATTTTTTTGGGAGTAACTCCTTCCGCCAAGGATAGGGCTTCGGCCCGTTCCAGAATATGGCCCCCTAAATGTTCCAGGGTTTTCAGGGCAAAATCAGGGGTCAGCTCCACGGTCATCCCTTTTAAAAAGGTGGTATCCACGGCATAGACGTATATCAGGGCCGCCCCATTTTCTTTTGCCAGGCGGGCCGCCTCCAGGGCGGCTTTCTGGGAATGCTCCGATCCGGTTACGCCGCAGACGATTGCTTTATAAGCCATAGTGAATTCCTTTAGTTCGAAAATAGAAAAATTCAGGCTATAGGCACGAGGCTATAGGCAATAGGCGAATAAAAACCCATAAACCCGTATAACCTTGCCCATCACCTATCGCCCATAGCCCCCAATAAATATTTTCATGATTCGTGGTGCCCCTGAGATCATGGATTCAACATTCCGAAATCCGCAATCCGAAATCCCAATCGGGTTACATTTCTACCAAAAGCAGCCAGAAGGAACAAAGGATAATCGTTATGATCATCGGGATAAAGGCGGCCTTCATATAGTACATAAAAGAAATCGGGTAACCGGCCCGTTCGGCCATGCCGACGGTGACCACATTGGCGCTGGCCCCGATCATGGTCCCGTTGCCGCCAAGACAGGCGCCCAGGGCCAGTGCCCACCAGAGGACCCCGGTTTGGGCCCCGGGAATGACCTGGGTCAGATAAGCTACAATAGGCAGCATGGTGGCTGTGAAGGGAATGTTGTCGATAATGGCCGAAGCGATGGCCGAAACCCAGAGGATCATCAGGATGGCCACCACCAGGGAGCCGCCGGAGACGTTCTTGACCCAGTCAGCGATAATCTGGATCAGCCCGGTTTCCTCGGCACCGGC
It includes:
- a CDS encoding universal stress protein, producing the protein MAYKAIVCGVTGSEHSQKAALEAARLAKENGAALIYVYAVDTTFLKGMTVELTPDFALKTLEHLGGHILERAEALSLAEGVTPKKILRPGAILEVLKQVLSEEGADLLIIGHEERSFFEKVLFNGAVEDHVQELINQTGVSVQVIK